The nucleotide sequence GATGGAAGCAAACAGTCAAGGAAAGCTATCCAGTGCTACTGTGCTAgcagtcaaaatttgaaacacAGCTTGCCAACAAGTCATGTTCAGAATGTTCAGAACCATGTATGGATGTACATTATCCTGAAATCCTCCTTGGCCTAAAAATGCAGATAAAAATAATTGAAGCTCTGAATCCTTGGTCGTCTTGCATTCCTAGGTGATGTAAACTGTAACATGTTCGGATAGGAACTGGAACAAGTAATGCCGCAAAATTACGATCTCAAAATTTAACATCTTAAATGGAAAACAGGCCGTGTAGTAAAAAAAGATCTCAAAATGAAAgtttaaatgaaaaataatgtacACTGATTCAAGAACAAAACATGCCAAATGGGTAAACACAGATGGCCTGGCATTCCTCTCAATCAGGCAAAAGGAGAGGGAAATATGGCATTCTAGCAAGAGGTATATTACTTTTTATGGATAAGGGTTCTTGCAAAAAATGTTGTACTGAGAAAGCTCAGCTACAACAAGAAACATCATATGCAAATGCAACACATGCAGGCTGAGAAGTCGAATACGACATCAGAGCCGGCTTTCTTCAGCTTCTAGAAACGTGATTCAAATGATTATTCAGGTACAATAATCTTACGATACAATATCCtttcaaaaaagaaatactCAACAATAATCCTCCAAAAGAAATAAAGTGCGAGAAAGAACAAAATGGACACCACATTAGATGTTGGagggaaaaaaaggggaaaTCAGACCATGTGCTGGACTAGACTTCTTCTTATGGATGTTCAGAAACAACATATCAGGGATTTAGGGGTGTGAGCAATGCATATCACAATTCCAAGGCTGCATTCAGAGCACCAATTTAGGTAACTGAGAGCACCACAAGCAGTATATAGTACTGAATCTAAGAGCCACCGGTATTCCAATAGAAACTGAAAATGATGGGTTCAATTAACATGTTCTCCTCACGCGGCCTGTTCCCAACGCTGTTCAGTATGGCagtcacccttttttttttattttgaaacgaagTATGGCAGCCACGAAATGATTGAAATCAACTGGCTCTTACTACTATCGGTTCCAGCATGCACCGAAAACTTGCTCCCATCAAAATCTGATACAAATCAATCATACCGCGACATCGCACACACCATTCCCATGGCCTTGTCCCTTGCCAACTAATCTCAATGACATCTGTACTGCGCCTCTGCTCCATGGCCTATAAATTCAGCATCTAGCAGACTGAGCACCATCACATTTCATCAACTCATCCACAAAGCGGGCATCGCACTTCATAGTACATCTCATCAGATTTCCAGCTGAAACCAAGATCAACAATCAACCATGATCAGTGCCAGGAGACTTGCTCAACTGGCCAAGAAGTGGCAGAGGATGGCGGCACTTGAAAGGAAGAGGCTCACAATGAAAGCCAAAGAAAATGAAGAGTGCTGCACATCTGTAGCAGGCAAGGGCCACTGTGTCATGTACACAGCGGACGGGAGCCGATTCGAGGTCCCGTTGGCGTACCTCGGCACTGCAGTCTTCAGTGAGCTCCTCAGGATGTCACAGGAGGAGTTTGGTTTCACGAGCGATGGCAGGATCATGTTGCCTTGTGATGCTGTGGTAATGGAGTATGCCATGTGCTTGCTCAAGAGAAATGCTTCAGCTGAGGTGGAGAAAGCATTGCTGAGCTCCATGGTGGCACCTTGCCACTACACCGGTTGTATGGTGCCAACCGTTGGAGTCAACCAGCATATTTCTTGCTTGTAGTTTCCTGAAGAAGAGCCAAGTCTTCTCCTGTAGTTCTATTATATCTGTATTATACCTGGATCAGTTTAGAACAGTTAGATGTAGGTAATAGAAAGAGGAAAATTGCCATGTAAGCCTTTCAATATTGCAAGCAATCAAAGAAAACGTCCAGCCAACATATGCTgtcatttttttccttaaatTGATGTTGCACAGAGGAATGAATTGCATTCTCTTATTGAAAGGACCTTGAtgtcgcctagaggggggggtgaataggcgatttttaaaataaatgcgGAAGCTAAAACAAAACAGGGTCGGATTGTCTGATATCAGGTCGGATAGTCCTATGTGATCGGATAGTCTGAATTGAGATCAGACTATCTGACCTGCACAACAACAATACAAACAAGAGAACAACCTAAGAGATCTAGATTCAATCCACAAGCAAAGAGGTGAGCTCAACCAACAACAATATTAGCATGGCACAAAGCAATGCAACAAGAAGGTAAAGAGAGTGAGGATATCACCGAGGTTTATGCGCCGATGTatttcccggagttcaaatccttgaggggattctagtcTCCGTTGAGGGGCTcgcaaagagccgggtctttttcaaccctatcctcgtgaggttgcacaaatgcactcctccttccactaagggtatctctttccttgcggaggcgagatccggacttcacaaacttctcttggccaaccacacgtagatcaGTGGCCCAAGAACGACACCTAGCcatctaggagtcctcaacctccaagagtaataaacaccacacaactcttggacaaatcctagtgctcaagatcAAAAGAAACACACACTAGACTCCCAAACTCCAAATCCACACACAAAGATCCAAGTCACAAAGAACAAGGGGGatttgagatagagagggagagagctcaaagatccaaagcacTTAGCACAAAGCTCAACCCAAAACAAGATTTAAATGAAATGAGTTTGGGCAACCCTAGAAAAGGGGTTGGTGGGGGGTTTATATAGATCCCCCCAAAATGTGACCGTTGGTGGGGAATCTTTCAGCCCacgtcggatagtccgatataagatcggatagtccgatattttaaacctccaaggcaacaagaaacagagaacgaagttccatgaaatttcaGACTTTCCGAGACATCGGACTATCTAATGTTAAATCGgagtatctgatattttagaagcaaaaactttgtcctcaaacagagactcaagttccatgaaatttcggagtctctttatcatcggactatctgatccaacatcggatactccgacacttagaaaaactcactcgaaaggatttttcaaacaaagacagagagtgaagttctgtgaaaaatcggatagttcgatacatcggatagtctgatttcaaatcggatagtctgatgttgctcaagtaaaaatgcaataactttttactccgaactccgatttcgaagatcttggactctatggaaagctagtttcgtgggctatcaaacccaacataaaacatggtccaaaaccttcaagagatgttgaaaaacttgcaaagaaacccggtgtaagtgttgtgacaagtgaaacaactcgggattaaaaattttggcttaggtttttcaactcacacaaacatgaagcattttgagcactagtattcaaccaattatatgcatgtggtatccctcttaatagtacggcatcctaaactcaaatttaaaaagtaaAGTTATACCAGTAGGAGTACCTTCACACCATATTGATTCTTCACTTGGAGGGTTACCAACGTCAAAGTCATTTGATCATCGGGAAGATCTCATCTTCTTGATCTTTGACATTTTATCTTCCATTTCTCAAATGATTAATGTGGATAATCCATGGCTTCAAATGGCCTCGCACAGTTCATCACGACACAGTCttcactcgcccttcaccaccggttTCGGTTCGTCGgcgccaagccccttgcttgcccttcaccaccgCATGGTCCATCGCAACTGAGTGTCGCTTGCgcttcaccgtcttgccatagGTAGTCACTTCATACCCGcatcttcaatatcttctctTTAATTCCCATCCATCGATAAGTCCATTTCCTAGCTTCTTCATCGGACTAATCACTTGCTTATACACTCAATAAGTGCATTAGTCCCTTAATCGTTTGTCATCAAtaaaccaaaacccactaggggcatAGATGCTCTTTCACTTATGTTACATGAAATTGTTTACTGCAGAGTATTATCAAAAGTGTCTGTACAATCTACTATGCGCTTCTgataaaacaaaaatgaaatggTAAGGTGGCACAATTTTGAAATAATGACTTAAGTAATGTAAAAATCAGAAATAACAAGGACTTGAAGTAATGTAAAACTCATAATTAGGTCGCACAAACAACATTAACATTGAATCGTTGGATA is from Oryza sativa Japonica Group chromosome 9, ASM3414082v1 and encodes:
- the LOC4347758 gene encoding auxin-responsive protein SAUR36-like, coding for MISARRLAQLAKKWQRMAALERKRLTMKAKENEECCTSVAGKGHCVMYTADGSRFEVPLAYLGTAVFSELLRMSQEEFGFTSDGRIMLPCDAVVMEYAMCLLKRNASAEVEKALLSSMVAPCHYTGCMVPTVGVNQHISCL